GCTTAAGGCCCGCTACAACCCGGAAATAAAATGGGATAACGAAGCCATGCTCCCCTACTTTACGTACACTGATGAGAAAGGTTCTGCCCACACTGTCTGGTACGAAAGCATCGACAGTCTGAAACCCAAGCTGGACCTGGTGCGGGAAAAAGGCCTGGGCGGTGTAGCCGTCTGGCGGTTGGGATACACCACCCCGGAATTCTACCAGCTGCTTCAGTCTTACTTTGCTCCGCAAAAATTCTAGCCGATCGTAAACAGGGTCTATGTTTTAATCTCCGTACCATTCCTGCAAATTAACCGCTGGAGGACATAAAATGGCGAAAAAAATGAAACCTGAACTAAACCTACTAGTAGCCATGCTCATCTTTGGCAGCATCGGTATCTTCGTCAAAAATATTAACTTGCCCAGTACGGCCATTGTCCTATGGCGCACAATTATCGGCAGCACATTCCTTGCCCTGGTATTCCTACTGACAAAACAACCGATCAATCTCCAAGGTATTAAGGATAACCTTGCGCTACTCATCGCAGCTGGAATAGTTTTAGGCGGGGGTTGGGCTCTTTTGTTTGAGGCATTCCGCCTCACCACCGTGAGTATAGCCATATTACTGCATTACTGCGCTCCCGTGGTTGTTTTTATACTATCCCCCATATTGTTCCAAGAAAAAATGACCGTCCATAAGGTAATAGGAATCATGGCTGCTATCCTAGGCATGGTGATTATAAATGCCACCGGCGTCGGCGGCACCGGTTTTTCCTCC
The sequence above is drawn from the Bacillota bacterium genome and encodes:
- a CDS encoding DMT family transporter; protein product: MAKKMKPELNLLVAMLIFGSIGIFVKNINLPSTAIVLWRTIIGSTFLALVFLLTKQPINLQGIKDNLALLIAAGIVLGGGWALLFEAFRLTTVSIAILLHYCAPVVVFILSPILFQEKMTVHKVIGIMAAILGMVIINATGVGGTGFSSGVVCALASAVLYASLMILNKFLKGLSGLESTFFQLIIAMLVMAIYTGITTGRVLHIPTG